GTCGCCGGCCTGTTGAAAGTGCTGGGCCGCGACAACGAGGAACGCAAGGTGCTGCTGGAAGGCATCGAGCCGACCTGGGAAGGCAACCAGGTGTGGTTCATCGTGGCCGGCGGCGCCACGTTCGCGGCGTGGCCGATGCTTTACGCTGTGTCGTTTTCCGGCATGTACTTCGCCATCGCGCTGGTGCTGCTGGCGCTGATCCTGCGCCCGGTCGGCTTCAACTTCCGCGGCAAGATCCACGACCCGCGCTGGGCCTCGCTGTGGGACTGGGTGCTCACCGGCTCCGGAGTGGCGGTGATGCTGGTGGCCGGCATCGCGTTCGGCAACCTGTTCCTCGGCCTGCCGTTCCGCTTCGACGACGACTTGCGCATGAACTGGCACGGCGGCTTCATCGACCTGCTGCATCCCTTCGCGCTGCTGTGTGGGCTGGTCTCGCTGGGCATGCTGCTGGCGCATGGCGCCTGCTTCGCCGCGCTGAAGGCCGACCACGCCATCGCGGTGCGCGCGGTGGCGATCGCGCGCTGGGCGACGCTCGTATTTGCCGTGCTGTACGTCCTGGCCGGCGTGTGGCTGGCCTACGGCATCCCCGGATACGCGATCACCGGCCCGGTGGTGACCGAGGGTGTTTCCAATCCACTGTACAAGCAGGTTGCCCACGGCAGCAGCTGGTTTGCCGGCTACATGCAGTACCCGTGGTTCTGGGCCGCGCCGCTGCTGGCGCTGGCCTCGGCCGTCGGCGTGCAGGCGCTGGTCGGCCGGCGCAGCGTGACCGGTTTCATCGCCAGCAGCCTGATGGTCGGCAGCACGATCGCCTCGGCCGGCTTCGCGCTGTTTCCGTTCCTGCTGCCGTCCAGTCTCGACCCTCATTCCAGCCTCACCGTGTGGGACGCCTCGTCGAGTCGCGGCACGCTGCAGCTGATGCTGCTGGTCACCCTCGTGCTGTTGCCGATCGTCATCCTCTACACCAGTTGGGTATACCGGGTGATGCGCGGACGGGTCACGCTGGAGCAGGTGCGCAAGGCGCACGGCGGTTATTGAAGGGAGTGCGGACCGATGTGGTACTTCTCATGGATCCTCGGGCTGGGCCTGGCCTGCGCCTTCGCGATCCTCAACGCCATGTGGTACGAAGTGCATGCCACCGACGAGGCGAACCGCCTGCGTGACGACTCGGCATTGCCGGACGAATTGACTTAGCGTCCGGCCAGCAACGCCTCGATCGCCTCGGCCTCTTTCGGCACCGCCGCGGTCAGCACCTCGTTGCCGTCGCGGGTCACCGCCACGTCGTCCTCGATGCGGATGCCGATGCCGCGCCAGCGCTCGGCCACCGAGCGGTCGTCCGGCGGTACGTACAGGCCCGGCTCCACCGTCAGCACCATGTCCGGTTCGAGCAGGCGCGATTCGCCGTCGACCCGGTAGTCGCCCACGTCGTGCACGTCCAGCCCCAGCCAGTGGCCGGTCTTGGCCGGAAAGTAGCGCTGGTAGCTGCCGTCGGCGATCGCCGCGTCGGCGTCGCCCTTGAGCAGGCCGAGCTCGCACAGGCCTTCGGCCAGCACGCGTACCGCCGCCGTGTGCGCGGCACCGAACGGCCGCCCCGGACGCACCTCGTCGATCGCCGCCAGCTGCGCGGCCAGCACCACTTCGTACAGCGCGCGTTGCTCGCGGCTGTAGCGGCCGTTGACCGGGAACGTGCGGCTGATGTCGGACGCGTAGCAATCCAGTTCGGCGCCGGCGTCGATCAGCAGCAGCTCGCCGTCGCGCAAGGTCGCGCGGTTGCTCTGGTAGTGCATCACGCAGGCATTCGCGCCGCCGGCGACGATCGGCGCGAACGCCGGCACCGCACCGCGGCTGCGCACCACGCGCAGCAGTTCGGCCTCCACTTCGTACTCGTGGCGCCCCGGCACGGCGGCCTGCATCGCGGCCAGGTGCGCGTCCACCGCAATCGCCGCGGACGCACGCATCAGCTTCAGTTCGGCGCGCGACTTGTACAGGCGCAGATCGTGCAGCAGGTGGCCAAGCGCCACGAATTCCTTCGGCACCACGCCGCCGCCACGCAACTGGCGCAGGCGGCGCATCCAGCCGAGCAGTTGCGCGTCGAACTCCGGCTCGCGGCCGAAGTGGCAGTACACCCGGCCGCGGCCCTCGATCATGCCGGGCAGGATGTCGTCGATGTCCTCGATCGGAAACGCGTCGTCCATGCCGTAGTCGGCCACCGCCCGTTCGGTGCCGATCGACTGGCCGTGCCAGCGCTCGCGCTCGGGATCGTGCTCGCGGCAGAACAGCACCACCTCGCCGTGCCGGCGTCCCGGCAGCAGCGCCAACACTGCGTCGGATTCGGGGAAGCCGGCCAGGTAATGGAAGTCCGAATCCTGCCGATACGGCCATGCCGCATCGGCATTGCGCATGCGCTCGGGCGCGGCGGCGACCAGCAGTACCGCGTCTTCGCCGGCCATCTGCATCAGCTGGCGCCGGCGCCGCGCGAATTCGTCCGGGCCGATCGCCAGCGCGGCCAGTTTCGGGGCGCTCGGGATCAATGCACGGTGCCGCTGGCGGATGGATCGGGCGCGGCGCATTCGGTGTGCAACAGCATCGCGGCGACGCGCACGAACTCCTGCACCTCGATCAGCGCGTCCTCGTCTTCGTCCTCGCTGCCGAAATCGAACGAGGACGCAGCGATCGTACCGATATCGCGCAATACCTCCTGCGCCTCGTCGGACAGCTGCGCATGCGCCGCCGTGCCGGCGAGGCCGAAGCCGCCGAGGAAGCCGCGGCACCAGTCGACCATCGCCTCGGCGCGTTCTTCCAGCGGACGGTCGTCCTCAGGCAACAGCGGCTCGAAGCCCAGCTCGGGGTCGGCCAGCTCGGTTTCGCTCTGTCGGGCCAGCCGATCCAGCAAGGCCAGGTCATCTGCGGAAGGATCGGTTGCCTCGCCGTCGAGTTGCAGCGCGGCCAGCACGGAGGTGCCGCGCAGCGAGCCGCCGCCGGCCAGGTAGCCGCACAGCGAGCCATGCAATTCGCTGGCCTCGGTGCCCAGGCGCAGGCGCATGATCAGCGCGTCGATATCGTCGTGGCCCACAAGTCCGGGTGCCGTCATGGCGGTGCTCCTGCTGGGAATGGCCGCCAGTTTAATGCAGCCGCCGGGCCTGCCACCGCCCCGGCCGCCGACGGGCTGATTTCCACCGGCGTCCTGTTATAGTTTCGGGCATGAGTACGCCTGAGCCCATCCCGTCCGATCCGGTCCATCAAGAGTTGGCCGCCCTGGCCCAGCAGCTTGACCGGCTGCTCGATACGGTGCGCCGGCTCACCGAGGAAAACCGCAGCCTGCGCCAGAGCCAGGAGCAGTTGTCCGGCGAACGCGCAGGCCTGCTGGCTCGCAACGAACAGGCACGCAGCCGCGTCGAGGCGATGATCCAGCGGCTCAAATCGCTTGAAAGCAACGGCTGATAGAAACCATGTCCAGCAGTGAACCGGTCGCGCTGCGACTGATCGACCGAGAATTCCTGATCGCCTGCGAGCCCGAGGAGCGCGACGGGCTGCTCGAAGCCGCCGGTTTTCTCGACCGCAAGATGCGCGAGCTGCGCGCGAACGCGAAGGCTCCGAGTTTCGAACGGCTGGCGGTACTCACCGCGATCAGCGTGACGCACGAGTTCCTCAGCCTGCGCAAGCAGCACGACAGCCAGGAACAGCGCCTCAGCGATGGCCTCGCCGCCTTGCGTAGCAAACTTGATGCCGCGCTCGAGGGCGAGCCGCTCAAGCGCTGACCGACCCCGACTGGATGAACACCGGCCACCGCCGGCAGTGGCACATTCCAAGGCAAGCGCCTAAAATCATCCACGGCGTTTTCTGCGATGTGCGCCAGCACACTCTTACATTTGCCTTGTTCCTAAATACGGCCCCGGGTCGGCTTCACATCGGCTGTTGTGCATGTCCGCCACGTGCGGAAAGCCTTGAGGCCATGTAGCTCTCCCACCTGATCCATCGTGGATCAAGGTCGTTCGGTGGGCAGCGGCATCGCGGTTGACGCCACTCATTCCCCCGCCCCGTTCGTCCCGCGACGGACGGGGCGAACTACGACGGAGCTGCGCGAAACGTGGACGCCACCGCCCAACGACGCGAGCTTCGCCAACGTCTCGCCGAGCAACGCCGTGCGCTGTCGCCGGCCGAGCGCATCGCCGCCGCGCAGGGCCTGCGCCGCAGCCTCGAACAGTTGCCCGAATACTTCACCGACGCGCGCGTGGCCGGCTACTGGGCCAGCCACGGCGAGCTGCCGCTGAACCTGGTGATCCCGCCGCTGGCCAACCGCGGCCAGCAGTTCCTGCTACCGGTGATTGGCCGGGGTAAACACCTGCGCTTCGCGCCCTGGCAGTCCGGCGACGCGGTGCAGCCGAACCGCCACGGCATCCCCGAGCCGGCTGCGCCGGGCGAACTGCTGGAGCCGTTCCAGCTCGACCTGGTGCTCGTGCCGCTACTCGGCTTCGACCGCCGCGGCCACCGGCTCGGCCACGGCGGCGGCTACTACGACCGCAGCTTCGCCTTCCTCAACGAGCAGGTGCGTCCCACCGAACCGCTGCTGGTCGGCATCGCCTACGATTTCCAGGAACTGGAAATCGTAAATAAGGAACCATGGGATGTCGCTCTGGATTTCGTCGCCACCAATCGCGAACTGATCGACTGCAGCATGTCTGACCCAGAGCTGGAGACCCCTGCGTGAACCACTGGCTGATGAAGTCCGAACCCGACGCGTTCTCGATCGACGACCTCAAGCGCAAGAAGCGGGAAGCCTGGGACGGCGTGCGCAACTACCAGGCGCGCAACTTCATGCGCGACGGCATGCGCCCGGGCGACAAGGTGTTTTTCTACCACTCCAACTGCGCCGTGCCCGGCATCGTCGGCATCGCCGAAGTCGCCACGGATGCGTATCCCGATCCCAGCCAGTTCGATCCCAAGAGCAAGTATTTCGATCCGGGCAGTTCGCGCGACAACCCGCGCTGGATGCTGGTCGACGTGAAGTTCGTGAAGAAGCTCAAGCGCACGATCAGCCTGGACGAGCTCAAGGGCCACGACGCGCTGGTCGAGATGCCGCTGCTGCGCAAGGGCAACCGGCTGTCGGTGATGCCGGTCAACGCAGCCCACTGGAACTACATCCTCACGCTGGAATGAGCGCGACCCGACCACCCTCCACCGGAATCCACCGATGAGCAATGCAAACGAAAAACGCCAGGCCGGCGAGGCCGCGATCCGCTACGTCGAGGACGGCGCCATCGTCGGCGTCGGCACCGGCTCTACCGTGGCGTTCTTCATCGATGCGCTGGCCGACCTGAAGGATCGCATCCAGGGTGCGGTGTCCAGTTCGGAACAGTCCACCGCGCAGCTGAAGCGGCTCGGCATTCCGGTGCTCGACCTCAACGCCGCCGGCCCGCTGACGATCTACATCGACGGCGCCGACGAGTGCGACCCGTACAAGCGCCTGATCAAGGGCGGCGGCGCCGCGCTGACGCGCGAGAAGATCGTGGCCGCGGCCAGCGCGAAGTTCGTCTGCATCATCGACTCCAGCAAACGGGTCGACCTGCTCGGCAAGTTCCCGGTGCCGATCGAGGTGATCCCGATGGCGCGCAGCCTGATCGGCCGCGAGATCGTCAAGCGCGGCGGCCAGCCGGTGTGGCGCGACGGCGTCGTCACCGACAACGGCAACTGGATCATCGACGTGCACGGCTGGCAGATCGTCGACCCGGCCGCGCTGGAGAGCGAACTGAACCAGCTGCCCGGCATCGTCACCGTCGGCCTGTTCGCGCGGCGCCCGGCCGACGTGGTGCTGATCGGCGACAGGGAGATGTAGAACCCGGGCGCCGCGATGGCCGGCGCGTGCGCCGGTCGCGGCCTCCCGCTCGCACGGTCTACGCGACCGGCGTCGCCTTGTGCGACTTGCCGAGCTTGATGTGGCGGCCGGTGTGACGCGCCTCGCGCAGACGCCGCGCATGGGCGGTCAGGATGTCGCCGCGGGTGATGATGCCCACCAGCTTGTGCGGGTCGTCCTTGCTCACCACCACCAGCCGGCCGACGCTCTCGGCCACCATGTGGTCGGCCGCTTCGCGCAGCGAGTGGCTTTCGTTGACCGCGATCGGCGGCCGCGTCACCAGCTCGCCCAGGGGCAGCGTGTAATGCCATTGCGGATCGAGCAGACTGCGCCGGGTCAACACGCCCCGGACACGGCCACGTTCATCCACCACCGGAAAGCCCTGGTGATGCGAGTGCGACGATTCCTCGTTCAGCCAGCGGCGCACCTCGGCCAGGGTCTGGCTGGTCTTGAGCGTGGCCACGTCGCGCGAGCAGGCGTCGCCCACGCTGACTTGCTCCAGATAGTCGGCTGCATACTCCGATGGCACGCGCACGCCGCGCCGCGCGATCTTCTCGGTCATGATGGTGTTGCGCATGAGCAGCGCCGAGATCAGGTAGGCCGCGGTGCAGCCCCCCAGCAGCGGCAACAGGCTCGCCGGCTGGCGCGTGGTCTCGAAGGCGAACACCACGGCGGTCAGCAGCGCCCGCGAGGAGCCGGCGAAGATGGCGGCCATGCCCACCAGCGCGGCGATACGCGGATCGACGCCGAAGCCGGGCATCACCTGGTTGATGCCGATGCCAATAATCGCGCCGAGCGAGCCGCCGATCATGAACAGGGGTGCCAGCGTGCCGCCCGAGGTACCGCTGCCCAATGCGATCACCCACGAGATGAATTTCAACGTGCCGAAGGTGAGCAGCATGGTGAGGCCGAAGTGGCCCTGCACCAGGGCGTCGATATTGTCGTAGCCCACGCCCAGGGTGCGCGGCTCGATCCAGCCCACGAAGCCGGCCACCAGCGCTCCGATGACGGGCCACCACATCCAGTGGATCGGCAGCTTCTCGAACAGATCCTCGACGCCGTACACCGCCCGGGTGACACCGATCGAGGCGAAGCCGACCAGACCACCGATCAGCACGAAGCTGGCCAGAGCCCAGCCCCCCGGCTGCTCCACCAGGGGCATCGGAAAGACCGGCGCCGCGCCGTAGGTGGCGTAGCGCACGCCGACCGCCGTCACCGTGGCCAGCGCCACCGGGATCAGCGAGCGCGGACGCAGCTCGAACAGCAGCAGCTCCACCGCCAGCACCAGCGAAGCCACCGGCGCGCCGAACACGGCCGCCATGCCGGCCGCCGCACCGGCGGCCAGCAGCACCTTGCGTTCGTTCGCGGTGACGCGCAGCAGCTGGCCGATCAGCGAACCCATCGCGCCGCCGGTGGAAATGATCGGGCCCTCGGCGCCGAACGGGCCGCCGGTGCCGATCGCGAACGCCGAGGACACCGGCTTGAGCCAGGTGATGCGGGCGGGGATGTTGGACTCGTTGGTGAGGATCTGCTCCATCGCCTCGGGGATGCCATGCCCCTGAATCGCGCGCGAGCCCCAGCGCGCCATGATCCCGGCGAGCAGGCCACCGATGGCGGGGATCAGGATGACCCAGGCGCCCAAGTGATTGTCTGCCGGCGACAGCACGAACGAGCCGCTGCGCGCATGGGGGCCAATCACGTCCGACACTCGGCCGTAGAAGCACAGGTCGGTGATCAGGTTGATCATCAGCATCAGCAACTGGGCGACATAGGCCGCCGCCACGCCCAGGATCACCGCCAGCACACTGATCAGCAGGATTCGATGAGTGACCAGGGTGGACTTGCGCGGCATGCGCGCCGCGTCCAGCGACAATCCCAGCGCGGGGGCGACCGGCAGGGCGTCGGTACTGCCGATCGTGCGCACGTCGGTATGCCCGATGGGATCGTCAGAGGTAGATGTCATCGGAGGTTTCGCAGCGTTAAAACGGAAATTTTACGCTGCTGCGGTGCAGAAAAAAAGAAGGAAGATCGCGCAACTGCACGTAATTTCATGCGATTCCGAGCATTGTCCGCGAACGTGAGCAACGCCGGCATCCAGTCGTCAGCGCGCGGTCGGGCTTGGTGCTGCTCACACGAAAATGCCCGCCGGAGGGCGGGCATTTTGGCCCGATCGTCACGCATCGCTGCATGCGTCGGCATCTGGATTTGGCAGCCCCGGATGGATTCGAACCACCGAATGCCTGAGTCAGAGTCAGGTGCCTTACCGCTTGGCGACGGGGCTAGGGTGCTTAGTTTAGCGCTTGGAGAACTGGGTGGCGCGACGTGCCTTGTGCAGACCGACCTTCTTGCGCTCGACCTCGCGGGCGTCGCGGGTCACGAAACCGGCCTTGCGCAGCGGCGACTTCAGGCTTTCGTCGTATTCGATCAGCGCGCGGGCGATGCCCAGGCGGATCGCGCCGGCCTGACCGGTGATGCCACCGCCGGCAACCGTCACCTTGATGTCGAACTTGTCGATGTTCTGGGTCAGCTCGAGCGGCTGGCGCACGATCATGCACGAGGTCTCGCGACCGAAAAATGCCTCGAGCGACTTGCCGTTGACTTCGATCGCGCCCTTGCCCTTGCGCAGGAACACGCGGGCGGCGGAGGTCTTGCGGCGGCCGGTGCCGTAATTCTGCTGGATCGTCATAGTGATTCCTTAGATTTCCAGCGCCTGCGGCTGCTGTGCGGTATGCGGATGCTCGGCACCGCCGTAGACCTTGAGCTTGCGATACATCTCGCGGCCCAGCGGGTTCTTCGGCAGCATGCCCTTGACGGCGATCTCGATCACGCGCTCCGGGTAGGTCGCCAGCAGGTCCTTCAGACTGGTGGTCTTCAGGTTGCCGACGTAGCCGGTGAAGCGGTGGTATTTCTTGTCGTCCAGCTTGGCACCGGTGACGTGCACCTTCTGCGCGTTGATCACCACGATATAATCGCCGGTGTCGCAGTGCGGGGTGTATTCCGGCTTGTGCTTGCCGCGCAGACGACGGGCGATTTCGGTCGACAGGCGACCGAGCGTCTTGTTCGTGGCATCGACCACGAACCAGTCGCGCTTGACGTTGTCGGCATTGGCGCTAAACGTTTTCATTTCAGAATACCTGTCTGCCGCCGTGAGGCGGTACGCATGATTCGGTGGAACAAAGGCGCGAGATGATAGCGGAGCCGTCATCTACGGCGCAAGCCCACCGACCGGCGAGCTGTGAGCTGGCAATGATAGCATGACCACCATGCTGCTTGAAAAGTCCCCCCTGCACGCACCTGCGGGCCGCATCGCCGAGCTGGCCGACCAATGCGTGCAGTGCGGGCTGTGCCTGCCGGTCTGTCCCACCTATGCGCTGGATCGCAACGAAGCGGAATCGCCGCGCGGGCGCATCGCGATCGCCTCCGCGCTGGCCCGCGGGCTGGCCGATCCCGCCGCCGAGCTGCGTGCGCACCTGGACCACTGCCTGGGCTGCCTGAACTGCGAAACGGTGTGCCCGGCGCATGTGCAGTACGGCGAACTGCTGGTGGAAACCCGTGCCCTGCTGGGACCCTCGCCGCAGCGGCCCCGATGGCTGCTGGAACTCGTCAAACGGCCAGCGCTGTTGCGCTTCCTTCGCCGGCTGGGCGGCGGGCTCGCGCTGTCGCGCTGGAAAGGCCCGCTGGCACGGCGCCTACCGACCGCTTCCCCGTGGCGCGCCGCCCTGCTCAACCTGCCGTCCACGCCACCGGCTGCGCGCGTCCGGGTTCGCCATGCAGTTCGCGGACGGCCCCACCTGGCGCTGTTCCCCGGCTGCGTGGCCAGCGTCGACGACGCCGAGGCGCAGCAGGCGGCGATCATCCTGCTGCAGGCGGCGGGCTTCGAGGTCAGCGTGCTGCCCGCGTTCTGCTGCGGCGCGATGGACCTGCACGGCGGCGCCGTGGAAGCTGCCGAACGTGCCGCGCAACGGGTACGCCAGGCCTGGGACGCCAGCGGCGCCAGCCAGCTGGTTTCGGTGACGCCCGGCTGCCTGGGCACGCTGCGCCGCGCCTTGCCTGGGGTGACCGTGCTCGATCCACTGGAACTGCTGGCGGCCCATGCCGGGACGCTGCACTTCCGCCCGCTGGCACGACGGGTAGCGCTGCACCTGCCGTGCACCCAGGTCAACGTGGCACGCAGCGACGATGCCTTGCTGCAGTTGCTGCGCCGGGTGCCGGGACTCGAGGTGCTGCCGTTGCCGCGGCCACCGCATTGCTGCGGCGCAGCCGGCAGCCACTTGCTGGAATTCCCCGCACGCGCCGCACAACTGCGCGACGATACGCTGCGGCAAGCCGCCACCCTGGATCCGCAACTGCTGTTGTCGTCCAATATCGGTTGTCGCCTGCACCTGGGCGCTGGTATCGACGCGCAGGGACTGCCCTGGCCGACCCGGCACCCGCTGACCTTGCTGGCCCAGCAACTCGAACAGCCCCCTCCGAACCAGGAAAGCCCATGACCGTGCGCACACTGAGCCCTCTCGACCGCCTGCTGGCCGGCTGCGAACGTGCGCTGGAGGCGATCGCCGGTTCACCGCAAGCGCATCGGCCGTCGCCCGCCAACGGCGTCGCCGAGACGGACATGGACGATGCCGAGCGCCGCCACGCCGCCGGACTGATGCGGATCAACCACACCGGCGAGGTCTGCGCGCAGGCGCTGTATTTCGGCCAGGCCGCGCTGGCGCGCAACGCCGACAACCGCCAGCACCTGCTGCACGCCGCGGCCGAGGAGACCGACCATCTGGCCTGGTGCGCCGAGCGCCTGCAGCAACTGGACAGCCGCCCGAGCCTGCTCAACCCGCTGTGGTACGCCGGAAGCTATGCGATCGGTGCGGCTGCCGCGCTGGCCGGCGATCCGCTCAGCCTCGGCTTCGTGGTCGAGACCGAACGCCAGGTGGAAGCCCACCTCGCCGAGCACCTGGAAAAACTGCCCGCACAGGACGAGCGCTCGCGCGCCGTGCTGACGCAGATGCAGTCGGACGAGATCCGCCACGCGCAGGCCGCGCAGCAGCGCGGCGGCATCGACCTGCCGTTCCCGCTGCCGCAGCTGATGCACGCCAGCTCGATGCTGATGAAGACGGTGGCTTATCGCGTGTAAACGGACTTCTGCATGGCAAACAGAAAAA
This window of the Rhodanobacter soli genome carries:
- the cydB gene encoding cytochrome d ubiquinol oxidase subunit II, which produces MFDYATLRVIWWALLGTLLIGFAIMDGFDFGVAGLLKVLGRDNEERKVLLEGIEPTWEGNQVWFIVAGGATFAAWPMLYAVSFSGMYFAIALVLLALILRPVGFNFRGKIHDPRWASLWDWVLTGSGVAVMLVAGIAFGNLFLGLPFRFDDDLRMNWHGGFIDLLHPFALLCGLVSLGMLLAHGACFAALKADHAIAVRAVAIARWATLVFAVLYVLAGVWLAYGIPGYAITGPVVTEGVSNPLYKQVAHGSSWFAGYMQYPWFWAAPLLALASAVGVQALVGRRSVTGFIASSLMVGSTIASAGFALFPFLLPSSLDPHSSLTVWDASSSRGTLQLMLLVTLVLLPIVILYTSWVYRVMRGRVTLEQVRKAHGGY
- the cydX gene encoding cytochrome bd-I oxidase subunit CydX, producing MWYFSWILGLGLACAFAILNAMWYEVHATDEANRLRDDSALPDELT
- a CDS encoding aminopeptidase P N-terminal domain-containing protein, whose protein sequence is MIPSAPKLAALAIGPDEFARRRRQLMQMAGEDAVLLVAAAPERMRNADAAWPYRQDSDFHYLAGFPESDAVLALLPGRRHGEVVLFCREHDPERERWHGQSIGTERAVADYGMDDAFPIEDIDDILPGMIEGRGRVYCHFGREPEFDAQLLGWMRRLRQLRGGGVVPKEFVALGHLLHDLRLYKSRAELKLMRASAAIAVDAHLAAMQAAVPGRHEYEVEAELLRVVRSRGAVPAFAPIVAGGANACVMHYQSNRATLRDGELLLIDAGAELDCYASDISRTFPVNGRYSREQRALYEVVLAAQLAAIDEVRPGRPFGAAHTAAVRVLAEGLCELGLLKGDADAAIADGSYQRYFPAKTGHWLGLDVHDVGDYRVDGESRLLEPDMVLTVEPGLYVPPDDRSVAERWRGIGIRIEDDVAVTRDGNEVLTAAVPKEAEAIEALLAGR
- a CDS encoding UPF0149 family protein, producing MTAPGLVGHDDIDALIMRLRLGTEASELHGSLCGYLAGGGSLRGTSVLAALQLDGEATDPSADDLALLDRLARQSETELADPELGFEPLLPEDDRPLEERAEAMVDWCRGFLGGFGLAGTAAHAQLSDEAQEVLRDIGTIAASSFDFGSEDEDEDALIEVQEFVRVAAMLLHTECAAPDPSASGTVH
- a CDS encoding TIGR02449 family protein gives rise to the protein MSTPEPIPSDPVHQELAALAQQLDRLLDTVRRLTEENRSLRQSQEQLSGERAGLLARNEQARSRVEAMIQRLKSLESNG
- a CDS encoding cell division protein ZapA, coding for MSSSEPVALRLIDREFLIACEPEERDGLLEAAGFLDRKMRELRANAKAPSFERLAVLTAISVTHEFLSLRKQHDSQEQRLSDGLAALRSKLDAALEGEPLKR
- a CDS encoding 5-formyltetrahydrofolate cyclo-ligase, giving the protein MDATAQRRELRQRLAEQRRALSPAERIAAAQGLRRSLEQLPEYFTDARVAGYWASHGELPLNLVIPPLANRGQQFLLPVIGRGKHLRFAPWQSGDAVQPNRHGIPEPAAPGELLEPFQLDLVLVPLLGFDRRGHRLGHGGGYYDRSFAFLNEQVRPTEPLLVGIAYDFQELEIVNKEPWDVALDFVATNRELIDCSMSDPELETPA
- a CDS encoding EVE domain-containing protein, yielding MKSEPDAFSIDDLKRKKREAWDGVRNYQARNFMRDGMRPGDKVFFYHSNCAVPGIVGIAEVATDAYPDPSQFDPKSKYFDPGSSRDNPRWMLVDVKFVKKLKRTISLDELKGHDALVEMPLLRKGNRLSVMPVNAAHWNYILTLE
- the rpiA gene encoding ribose-5-phosphate isomerase RpiA, with translation MSNANEKRQAGEAAIRYVEDGAIVGVGTGSTVAFFIDALADLKDRIQGAVSSSEQSTAQLKRLGIPVLDLNAAGPLTIYIDGADECDPYKRLIKGGGAALTREKIVAAASAKFVCIIDSSKRVDLLGKFPVPIEVIPMARSLIGREIVKRGGQPVWRDGVVTDNGNWIIDVHGWQIVDPAALESELNQLPGIVTVGLFARRPADVVLIGDREM
- a CDS encoding chloride channel protein produces the protein MTSTSDDPIGHTDVRTIGSTDALPVAPALGLSLDAARMPRKSTLVTHRILLISVLAVILGVAAAYVAQLLMLMINLITDLCFYGRVSDVIGPHARSGSFVLSPADNHLGAWVILIPAIGGLLAGIMARWGSRAIQGHGIPEAMEQILTNESNIPARITWLKPVSSAFAIGTGGPFGAEGPIISTGGAMGSLIGQLLRVTANERKVLLAAGAAAGMAAVFGAPVASLVLAVELLLFELRPRSLIPVALATVTAVGVRYATYGAAPVFPMPLVEQPGGWALASFVLIGGLVGFASIGVTRAVYGVEDLFEKLPIHWMWWPVIGALVAGFVGWIEPRTLGVGYDNIDALVQGHFGLTMLLTFGTLKFISWVIALGSGTSGGTLAPLFMIGGSLGAIIGIGINQVMPGFGVDPRIAALVGMAAIFAGSSRALLTAVVFAFETTRQPASLLPLLGGCTAAYLISALLMRNTIMTEKIARRGVRVPSEYAADYLEQVSVGDACSRDVATLKTSQTLAEVRRWLNEESSHSHHQGFPVVDERGRVRGVLTRRSLLDPQWHYTLPLGELVTRPPIAVNESHSLREAADHMVAESVGRLVVVSKDDPHKLVGIITRGDILTAHARRLREARHTGRHIKLGKSHKATPVA
- the rpsI gene encoding 30S ribosomal protein S9, with translation MTIQQNYGTGRRKTSAARVFLRKGKGAIEVNGKSLEAFFGRETSCMIVRQPLELTQNIDKFDIKVTVAGGGITGQAGAIRLGIARALIEYDESLKSPLRKAGFVTRDAREVERKKVGLHKARRATQFSKR
- the rplM gene encoding 50S ribosomal protein L13, encoding MKTFSANADNVKRDWFVVDATNKTLGRLSTEIARRLRGKHKPEYTPHCDTGDYIVVINAQKVHVTGAKLDDKKYHRFTGYVGNLKTTSLKDLLATYPERVIEIAVKGMLPKNPLGREMYRKLKVYGGAEHPHTAQQPQALEI
- a CDS encoding (Fe-S)-binding protein; this translates as MTTMLLEKSPLHAPAGRIAELADQCVQCGLCLPVCPTYALDRNEAESPRGRIAIASALARGLADPAAELRAHLDHCLGCLNCETVCPAHVQYGELLVETRALLGPSPQRPRWLLELVKRPALLRFLRRLGGGLALSRWKGPLARRLPTASPWRAALLNLPSTPPAARVRVRHAVRGRPHLALFPGCVASVDDAEAQQAAIILLQAAGFEVSVLPAFCCGAMDLHGGAVEAAERAAQRVRQAWDASGASQLVSVTPGCLGTLRRALPGVTVLDPLELLAAHAGTLHFRPLARRVALHLPCTQVNVARSDDALLQLLRRVPGLEVLPLPRPPHCCGAAGSHLLEFPARAAQLRDDTLRQAATLDPQLLLSSNIGCRLHLGAGIDAQGLPWPTRHPLTLLAQQLEQPPPNQESP
- the coq7 gene encoding 2-polyprenyl-3-methyl-6-methoxy-1,4-benzoquinone monooxygenase, whose amino-acid sequence is MTVRTLSPLDRLLAGCERALEAIAGSPQAHRPSPANGVAETDMDDAERRHAAGLMRINHTGEVCAQALYFGQAALARNADNRQHLLHAAAEETDHLAWCAERLQQLDSRPSLLNPLWYAGSYAIGAAAALAGDPLSLGFVVETERQVEAHLAEHLEKLPAQDERSRAVLTQMQSDEIRHAQAAQQRGGIDLPFPLPQLMHASSMLMKTVAYRV